The following proteins are encoded in a genomic region of Burkholderia pyrrocinia:
- the mnmC gene encoding bifunctional tRNA (5-methylaminomethyl-2-thiouridine)(34)-methyltransferase MnmD/FAD-dependent 5-carboxymethylaminomethyl-2-thiouridine(34) oxidoreductase MnmC yields the protein MPDRLVPATLALRDDGTLISPEFGDLHRGASRALAHAHPVFVAGNGLPARWQRRRTFTIVATGFGAGGTFVATWAAWRDDPARCERLHFVAVEPHPFSRDDLRRAISYIVANTTISADVDALVDAWPMLVPGLHRLEFDEGRVVLTLAFGEATEMLTKLVARADAFCLDGFASSGDADLRSPEMIRALAKIAGEGATFATQANSGVVKHALGEAGFTYREVDDVLVGEYAPRWRTRRHEPPRALPVTTCRAIVIGAGLAGCAVVERLAARGWDVTLIERHERIASEASGNPAGVFHPLMTRDDNVASRLTRGGFLHAIARWRALERAGHVFAHSTHGMIHLAESADDFARMRDAFDALGAPSDYASLLDADAARAHLNLPVAQGGLLFPHGGAVWPAGLCAAQCAAAGERVRLLASTGVARLERRGDAWHALDAAGGTLADAPVVVLANAGDAVRLAGLQHVALQPVRGQLTLLPPGSAAPLPCPAIGDGYAVPLDDGSLLIGATFEPDDVDPAMRAAGHLENLDRVRHLLPGLIGELPNLDTLRGRVAFRWVAGDRLPLIGPLADETQAVANARALSGAKARDLPRTPGLYGAFGFGSRGLVWAALGAELIASQLEGEPWPLERELAEAVDPARFLIRALRARRVGSAG from the coding sequence ATGCCAGACCGACTTGTTCCCGCCACGCTCGCCCTTCGCGACGACGGCACGCTCATCTCGCCCGAGTTCGGCGACCTCCATCGCGGTGCGTCACGCGCGCTCGCGCACGCGCATCCCGTGTTCGTCGCGGGCAACGGGCTACCGGCGCGCTGGCAGCGGCGCCGCACGTTCACGATCGTCGCGACCGGATTCGGCGCGGGCGGCACCTTCGTCGCGACATGGGCCGCGTGGCGCGACGATCCCGCGCGCTGCGAGCGGCTGCATTTCGTCGCGGTCGAGCCGCACCCGTTCTCGCGCGACGACCTGCGCCGCGCGATTTCGTATATCGTTGCTAACACAACCATATCGGCGGACGTCGATGCACTGGTCGACGCGTGGCCGATGCTCGTGCCGGGCCTGCACCGGCTCGAATTCGACGAAGGGCGCGTGGTGCTCACGCTCGCGTTCGGCGAGGCGACCGAGATGTTGACGAAGCTCGTCGCGCGCGCAGATGCATTCTGTCTCGACGGCTTCGCGTCATCGGGCGACGCGGATCTCCGGTCGCCCGAGATGATCCGCGCGCTCGCGAAGATCGCCGGCGAAGGTGCAACGTTTGCGACGCAGGCGAATTCCGGCGTCGTAAAACACGCACTCGGCGAAGCAGGCTTCACGTATCGCGAAGTCGACGATGTGCTCGTCGGCGAATATGCGCCGCGCTGGCGCACGCGCCGGCACGAGCCGCCGCGCGCACTGCCCGTTACGACGTGCCGCGCGATCGTGATCGGCGCGGGTCTGGCGGGCTGCGCGGTGGTCGAACGCCTGGCCGCGCGCGGCTGGGATGTCACGCTGATCGAGCGGCACGAACGGATCGCGAGCGAAGCGTCAGGCAATCCGGCCGGCGTATTCCATCCGCTGATGACGCGCGACGACAACGTCGCGAGCCGGCTCACGCGCGGCGGCTTCCTGCATGCGATCGCACGCTGGCGTGCGCTCGAACGCGCAGGTCATGTCTTCGCGCACAGCACGCACGGGATGATCCATCTCGCCGAATCGGCTGACGACTTCGCGCGGATGCGCGACGCATTCGATGCGCTCGGCGCGCCGTCCGACTATGCGTCGCTGCTCGATGCCGATGCCGCGCGCGCCCATCTGAACCTGCCGGTCGCGCAGGGCGGCCTGCTGTTTCCGCACGGCGGCGCCGTCTGGCCGGCCGGGCTTTGCGCGGCGCAATGCGCCGCGGCCGGCGAACGCGTGCGATTGCTCGCATCCACCGGCGTCGCGCGGCTCGAGCGGCGCGGCGACGCATGGCATGCGCTCGACGCGGCGGGCGGCACGCTGGCCGACGCCCCCGTCGTCGTGCTCGCGAACGCGGGCGACGCCGTGCGCCTCGCCGGGTTGCAGCATGTCGCGCTGCAACCCGTGCGCGGCCAGCTCACGCTGCTGCCGCCCGGCAGTGCGGCGCCGCTGCCGTGCCCGGCGATCGGCGACGGTTACGCGGTACCGCTCGACGACGGCTCGCTGCTGATCGGCGCGACGTTCGAACCCGACGACGTCGATCCCGCGATGCGCGCGGCCGGCCACCTCGAAAACCTCGACCGCGTGCGGCATCTGCTGCCGGGCCTGATCGGCGAGCTGCCGAATCTCGACACGCTGCGCGGCCGCGTCGCGTTCCGCTGGGTCGCCGGCGACCGTCTGCCGCTGATCGGCCCGCTCGCGGACGAGACGCAGGCCGTCGCGAACGCGCGCGCACTGAGCGGCGCCAAGGCGCGCGACCTGCCGCGCACGCCCGGCCTCTACGGCGCATTCGGCTTCGGCTCGCGCGGCCTCGTATGGGCCGCGCTCGGCGCCGAACTGATCGCATCGCAACTAGAAGGCGAGCCGTGGCCGCTCGAGCGCGAACTCGCCGAAGCCGTCGACCCCGCACGCTTCCTGATCCGCGCACTGCGCGCGCGCCGCGTCGGTTCAGCCGGCTGA
- a CDS encoding NADH:flavin oxidoreductase/NADH oxidase: MTALFSPFTLRGVTLPNRIVISPMCQYSAERGEATDWHMIHLGHLALSGAGLLCIEATAVEPDGRITHGDLGLWDDVTEAALKPVLAAIRKHSPVRIAMQLSHAGRKASSDVPWQGGQLVSVADGGWLPQAPSAVPHKDGETPPLALDAAGLNRIREAFAAAAKRAARLGIDAIEVHAAHGYLLHQFLSPLANQRTDEYGGSLENRMRFPLEIFEIVRAAFPEDRPVGVRVSATDWVEGGWELDDTIAFAHELKRRGCDWIDVSSGGVSPLQKIPLSPGYQVPFAQAVKRAVGMPTMAVGLINDPAHANRLIETGDADFIAMARAMLYDPRWPWHAAAELGAQVTAPPQYWRSQPREHKALFGDIAFGQR; this comes from the coding sequence ATGACTGCGCTGTTTTCTCCGTTCACGCTGCGCGGCGTGACCCTTCCGAACCGGATCGTGATCTCCCCGATGTGCCAGTATTCGGCCGAGCGGGGTGAAGCGACCGACTGGCACATGATTCACCTCGGCCATCTCGCGCTGTCGGGCGCGGGGCTGCTCTGCATCGAGGCGACCGCCGTGGAACCCGACGGGCGCATCACGCATGGCGACCTCGGCCTCTGGGACGACGTGACCGAAGCCGCGCTGAAGCCCGTGCTGGCTGCGATCCGCAAGCATTCGCCGGTCCGCATCGCGATGCAGCTGTCGCATGCGGGACGCAAGGCGTCGAGCGACGTGCCATGGCAGGGCGGTCAGCTCGTGTCCGTCGCCGACGGCGGCTGGCTGCCACAAGCACCGTCGGCCGTGCCGCACAAGGACGGCGAGACGCCGCCGCTCGCGCTCGATGCCGCGGGCCTGAACCGGATCCGCGAAGCGTTTGCGGCCGCCGCGAAGCGTGCCGCGCGGCTGGGCATCGACGCGATCGAAGTGCACGCGGCGCATGGCTACCTGCTGCACCAGTTCCTGTCGCCGCTCGCGAACCAGCGCACCGACGAATACGGCGGCTCGCTCGAAAACCGGATGCGTTTTCCGCTCGAGATCTTCGAGATCGTACGCGCGGCGTTTCCGGAAGACCGGCCGGTCGGCGTGCGCGTGTCCGCGACCGACTGGGTCGAAGGCGGCTGGGAGCTCGACGATACGATCGCGTTCGCGCACGAACTGAAGCGCCGCGGCTGCGACTGGATCGACGTGTCGTCCGGCGGTGTGTCGCCGCTGCAGAAGATTCCGCTGTCGCCCGGCTACCAGGTGCCGTTCGCGCAGGCCGTGAAGCGCGCGGTCGGTATGCCGACGATGGCGGTCGGCCTGATCAACGACCCGGCGCATGCGAACCGGCTCATCGAGACCGGCGATGCCGATTTCATCGCGATGGCGCGCGCGATGCTGTACGACCCGCGCTGGCCGTGGCATGCGGCGGCCGAGCTCGGCGCGCAGGTGACGGCGCCGCCGCAATACTGGCGCTCGCAGCCGCGCGAGCACAAGGCGTTGTTCGGCGACATCGCATTCGGCCAGCGTTGA
- a CDS encoding SET domain-containing protein: MSSRRIAVRRSGVHGKGVFAVAPIKSGERVVEYKGERISWKEALRRHPHDPSEPNHTFYFALDEGGVIDGKIDGNSARWINHSCAPNCEAEEVKGRVYIHALRDIGPEEELFYDYGLVIDAKLTKTLKREYACHCGAAACRGTLLATSDDGGKKKKKKDKKDGKSEPRSKDKKNRK; encoded by the coding sequence ATGAGTTCACGCAGGATCGCGGTGCGCCGCTCGGGAGTACACGGCAAGGGCGTGTTCGCCGTGGCGCCGATCAAGTCCGGCGAGCGTGTAGTGGAATACAAGGGCGAGCGAATTTCGTGGAAGGAAGCGCTGCGTCGCCATCCGCACGATCCGAGCGAGCCGAACCATACGTTCTACTTCGCACTGGACGAAGGCGGCGTAATCGACGGCAAGATCGACGGCAACAGCGCGCGCTGGATCAACCATTCGTGCGCGCCGAACTGCGAAGCCGAGGAAGTCAAAGGCCGCGTGTACATCCACGCGCTGCGCGACATCGGGCCGGAAGAGGAGCTGTTCTACGACTACGGCCTGGTGATCGACGCGAAGCTGACAAAGACGCTCAAGCGCGAATACGCGTGTCATTGCGGTGCGGCCGCGTGCCGCGGCACGTTGCTCGCGACGTCGGACGACGGCGGGAAGAAGAAAAAGAAGAAGGACAAGAAGGACGGCAAGTCCGAGCCCAGGTCGAAGGACAAGAAAAACAGGAAGTAA
- a CDS encoding glutamine amidotransferase gives MNAEVVAIRHVHFEDLGSFEQVLGERGRRVRYVDVGSSRVEVLDVLVPSLFVVLGGPLSVYDDAQYPTIAPLAALVRQRIDAGLPILGICLGAQFIARALGARVYPAAQHELGWAPLTLTDAGRASPLRHLDGAATSMLHWHGDTFDLPGGAIHLASTPACRHQAFAWGQHVLALQCHPEIRTDRFEPWLIANAGEIASTPGVDARQLRADTAQHGPALETAARHMFAEWLDSVGL, from the coding sequence ATGAACGCTGAAGTCGTGGCGATCCGTCACGTGCATTTCGAGGACCTCGGGAGCTTCGAGCAGGTGCTCGGCGAACGGGGCCGGCGGGTGCGCTACGTCGACGTCGGCTCGTCGCGGGTCGAGGTACTCGACGTGCTCGTGCCGTCGTTGTTCGTCGTGCTCGGCGGGCCGCTCAGCGTGTACGACGATGCGCAGTATCCGACGATCGCGCCGCTCGCGGCGCTCGTGCGCCAGCGCATCGACGCGGGGCTGCCGATCCTCGGCATCTGCCTCGGCGCGCAGTTCATCGCCCGTGCGCTCGGTGCGCGCGTCTATCCGGCTGCGCAGCACGAACTCGGCTGGGCGCCGCTGACGCTCACCGATGCCGGCCGCGCGTCGCCGCTGCGCCATCTCGATGGCGCGGCGACGTCGATGCTGCACTGGCATGGCGATACGTTCGACCTGCCGGGCGGCGCGATCCATCTCGCGTCGACGCCGGCCTGCCGCCACCAGGCATTCGCCTGGGGGCAGCACGTGCTGGCGCTGCAATGCCATCCGGAAATCCGCACCGACCGCTTCGAACCGTGGCTGATCGCGAACGCCGGCGAAATCGCATCGACGCCCGGCGTCGACGCACGCCAGTTGCGCGCCGATACCGCGCAGCACGGCCCCGCGCTCGAGACGGCCGCGCGACACATGTTCGCGGAGTGGCTCGACAGCGTCGGGCTCTGA
- a CDS encoding cation:proton antiporter: protein MKSAFSFLPNWPLAPDAVFWAGLALFAAGLCGELCYRAWRLPRITGYAVIGLIAGSFGFGVIDASTDETSRLLIDVALGLLLFELGSRLDLRWIRRNPWLVASSLAEATLTFVLVLFVMLALGVSGMVALVLSAIAIATSPSMVIQLKTELRAEGQVSQRLITLTALNSVYAIVLTKLVTSWLHQEAYGNVFATILQPLYLLAGSFIVAYLVARSCNFLFRHMTSTMRDEHSFVALFGLVMLAIAVAQALKLSTLLTLLLAGIIVKNLEARPQLWPEHFGTAGWLLTVVLFVLTLTSFTWGDIALGGLLSIVLIVTRLVAKLAGVVAFAKPSGIGMKQGVALGIALTPMSALSYLLVDDTYQLYPNFDPHLRAIVMCTIVILQLVSPFVVYRCLSAVGERSDSN from the coding sequence ATGAAGTCGGCGTTCTCATTCCTGCCCAACTGGCCGCTCGCGCCGGATGCCGTGTTCTGGGCCGGGCTCGCGTTGTTCGCGGCCGGCCTGTGCGGCGAGCTGTGCTATCGCGCGTGGCGCCTGCCGCGCATCACCGGTTACGCGGTGATCGGTCTCATTGCCGGTTCGTTCGGATTCGGCGTGATCGACGCGAGCACCGACGAAACGTCGCGGCTGCTGATCGACGTTGCGCTCGGCCTGCTGCTGTTCGAGCTCGGCAGCCGCCTCGACCTGCGCTGGATCCGGCGCAATCCGTGGCTCGTCGCGTCGAGCCTCGCGGAAGCCACGCTGACGTTCGTGCTCGTGCTGTTCGTGATGCTCGCGCTCGGCGTATCGGGGATGGTCGCGCTCGTGCTGTCGGCGATCGCGATCGCGACGTCGCCGTCGATGGTGATCCAGCTCAAGACCGAACTGCGCGCGGAAGGGCAGGTGTCGCAACGCCTCATCACGCTGACCGCGCTCAACAGCGTGTACGCGATCGTCCTGACCAAGCTCGTGACGAGCTGGCTCCACCAGGAAGCGTACGGCAACGTTTTCGCGACGATCCTGCAACCGCTTTACCTGCTCGCCGGGTCGTTCATCGTCGCGTATCTCGTCGCGCGTTCGTGCAATTTCCTGTTCCGTCACATGACGTCGACGATGCGCGACGAGCATTCGTTCGTCGCGCTGTTCGGGCTCGTGATGCTCGCGATTGCCGTCGCCCAGGCGCTGAAGCTGTCGACGCTGCTCACGCTGCTGCTGGCCGGCATCATCGTGAAGAACCTCGAAGCGCGCCCGCAGCTATGGCCCGAGCACTTCGGCACGGCCGGCTGGCTGCTGACGGTGGTCCTGTTCGTGCTGACGCTCACGTCGTTCACGTGGGGCGACATCGCGCTCGGCGGGCTGCTCTCGATCGTGCTGATCGTCACGCGGCTCGTCGCGAAGCTGGCCGGCGTCGTCGCGTTCGCGAAGCCGAGCGGCATCGGGATGAAGCAGGGCGTCGCGCTCGGCATCGCGCTCACGCCGATGTCCGCGCTGTCGTACCTGCTCGTCGACGATACCTACCAGCTCTATCCGAATTTCGACCCGCACCTGCGCGCGATCGTGATGTGCACGATCGTGATCCTGCAGCTCGTCAGCCCGTTCGTCGTCTACCGCTGCCTGTCGGCGGTCGGCGAACGCAGCGACAGCAACTGA
- a CDS encoding YbdK family carboxylate-amine ligase yields the protein MALETFVNSEPFTFGVELEIQVVNTHNYDLTKAASDLMRLIQGETFPGNITPEITESMIELSTGICHSHEQAVSELHAIRDVLVKAADQLNVGLAGGGTHAFQQWSDRQIYDAPRFQYISELYGYLAKQFTVFGQHVHIGCPDPDSALFLLHSMSRFIPHFIALSASSPFVQNVDTGFHSARLNSVFAFPLSGRAPFVLTWDSFEEYFMKMVNTGVVNSMKDFYWDIRPKPGYGTIEVRVMDTPLSVDRAAAIACYIQTLARYLLTDRPLKLSEDDYLVYTFNRFEACRFGLEGTCVNPQTGERRTIAEDILDTLDRIAPHAAALGSRAALDEIGALAKARVNDASWLRTVFKQEKSLNETVRQQCLRWRE from the coding sequence ATGGCACTCGAAACCTTCGTCAATTCCGAGCCGTTCACGTTCGGCGTCGAACTGGAGATCCAGGTCGTCAACACGCACAACTACGACCTGACCAAGGCTGCATCCGACCTGATGCGCCTGATCCAGGGCGAGACCTTTCCGGGCAACATCACGCCGGAAATCACCGAGAGCATGATCGAGCTGTCGACCGGCATCTGCCATTCGCACGAGCAGGCGGTCAGCGAACTGCACGCGATCCGCGACGTGCTCGTGAAGGCGGCCGACCAGCTCAACGTCGGGCTGGCCGGCGGCGGCACGCACGCGTTCCAGCAATGGAGCGACCGGCAGATCTACGATGCGCCGCGCTTCCAGTACATCTCCGAGCTGTACGGCTATCTCGCCAAACAGTTCACCGTGTTCGGCCAGCACGTGCACATCGGCTGTCCCGATCCCGACAGCGCGCTGTTCCTGCTGCACTCGATGTCACGCTTCATTCCGCACTTCATCGCGCTGTCCGCGTCGTCGCCGTTCGTGCAGAACGTCGACACGGGCTTCCATTCGGCACGCCTGAATTCGGTGTTCGCGTTCCCGCTGTCGGGCCGCGCGCCGTTCGTGCTGACCTGGGACAGCTTCGAGGAGTACTTCATGAAGATGGTGAACACGGGCGTCGTCAACTCGATGAAGGACTTCTACTGGGACATCCGCCCGAAGCCCGGCTACGGGACGATCGAGGTGCGCGTGATGGACACGCCGCTGTCGGTCGACCGCGCGGCGGCGATCGCCTGCTACATCCAGACGCTCGCGCGCTACCTGCTGACCGACCGGCCGCTGAAGCTGTCGGAGGACGACTACCTCGTCTACACGTTCAACCGTTTCGAAGCGTGCCGCTTCGGGCTCGAGGGCACCTGCGTGAATCCTCAGACGGGTGAACGCCGGACGATCGCGGAAGACATCCTCGACACGCTCGACCGGATCGCGCCGCATGCGGCCGCGCTCGGTTCGCGCGCGGCGCTCGACGAGATCGGCGCGCTTGCCAAGGCGCGCGTGAACGACGCATCGTGGTTGAGAACCGTTTTCAAACAGGAAAAATCGCTGAACGAGACGGTCCGCCAGCAGTGCTTACGTTGGCGTGAATGA
- a CDS encoding MarR family winged helix-turn-helix transcriptional regulator produces the protein MSEGVYGNQAAGRVTHSLLRLSTAMRSEAWDWAEGAGLTPTQGEILVLLLQRKGPMRLGEIARETQLTAATTSDAVSTLETKGLVEKRRALDDGRALAVRLSARGRTAAKKALQWPEFLTKAVGKLGADEQGALYRALLKTLRELQVAGATPPQRMCVTCAHFKPGKLSKKTVHYCEALDISMSDSDLRLDCSVQEEADAATQKKTWKIFAG, from the coding sequence ATGAGCGAAGGCGTTTACGGGAATCAGGCTGCGGGACGTGTGACCCACAGCCTGCTGCGGTTGAGTACGGCCATGCGAAGCGAGGCATGGGATTGGGCGGAAGGCGCAGGCCTTACGCCGACGCAGGGCGAGATTCTCGTGCTGCTGCTGCAGCGCAAGGGCCCGATGCGGCTCGGCGAGATCGCGCGCGAGACGCAGCTCACCGCGGCGACCACGAGCGATGCGGTCAGCACGCTCGAGACGAAGGGGCTCGTCGAGAAGCGCCGTGCGCTGGACGATGGCCGCGCGCTGGCCGTGCGCCTGTCGGCCCGTGGCCGGACGGCCGCGAAGAAGGCGCTGCAATGGCCTGAATTCCTGACGAAAGCGGTCGGCAAGCTCGGCGCGGACGAGCAGGGCGCGCTGTATCGCGCGCTGCTGAAGACCCTGCGCGAACTGCAGGTCGCCGGTGCGACGCCGCCGCAGCGCATGTGCGTGACGTGCGCCCACTTCAAGCCGGGCAAGCTGTCGAAGAAGACCGTGCATTACTGCGAGGCGCTCGATATCTCGATGTCCGACAGCGACCTGCGTCTCGACTGCTCGGTGCAGGAAGAAGCCGACGCGGCGACGCAGAAGAAGACCTGGAAGATTTTCGCAGGCTGA